The proteins below are encoded in one region of candidate division KSB1 bacterium:
- a CDS encoding PLP-dependent cysteine synthase family protein: MSGDWSRNQKIANNIFETIGQTPLLKLNRIPQQENINTTILVKLEWFSPSGSLKDRIYYHMFEKAEERGELKPGMTVLECSTGNAGIGCSFVSAVKGYPCIIIMPSGMSEERKKLDRAYGAEVIETPGGESDVDLALAKLEEVRSQDPQKYWVPAQFDNPNNIDAHYLTTGPEIWQQTSGEFDAFIATQGTGGTISGVGKYFRERNPAVQLFAIEPAECPLLSKREWGPHGIEGIGDGFIPKNLNVGILNGIITTTTEEAMEMARRLSRSEGVFCGISSGSNIAAAMKLAKKHPEMETIVTMINDTGQRYFSTELCGEVKEVEIPEREHPMDDYTITELDKYQHTWELIG, translated from the coding sequence ATGTCTGGAGATTGGTCACGAAATCAGAAAATAGCAAATAATATATTCGAAACAATAGGTCAGACACCCCTTCTTAAACTGAATCGAATTCCGCAACAGGAAAATATCAACACCACTATTCTGGTAAAATTGGAATGGTTTAGTCCGAGTGGGAGTTTGAAAGATCGTATTTATTATCACATGTTCGAAAAAGCGGAAGAAAGGGGAGAACTGAAACCAGGAATGACCGTTCTTGAATGCTCCACAGGTAATGCCGGAATTGGCTGTTCTTTTGTATCTGCGGTAAAAGGCTATCCATGCATCATCATAATGCCGTCAGGAATGTCCGAAGAACGCAAAAAGTTAGATCGTGCTTATGGAGCAGAAGTCATTGAAACACCTGGCGGAGAAAGTGATGTTGACCTTGCTTTAGCTAAATTGGAGGAGGTCCGAAGCCAGGATCCACAAAAATATTGGGTACCGGCTCAATTTGATAATCCTAATAACATAGATGCACATTATCTCACAACTGGCCCTGAAATCTGGCAACAAACGAGCGGTGAATTTGATGCATTTATTGCAACCCAAGGGACTGGCGGCACGATTTCGGGTGTCGGAAAATATTTTCGCGAACGTAATCCTGCCGTACAATTATTTGCTATTGAACCTGCCGAGTGTCCCTTGTTATCGAAGAGAGAGTGGGGCCCGCATGGAATCGAAGGAATTGGCGATGGCTTCATTCCAAAAAATTTAAATGTCGGTATCCTAAATGGAATAATAACAACCACAACAGAAGAAGCAATGGAAATGGCTCGCAGGCTATCACGTTCTGAAGGCGTATTTTGCGGCATTTCCTCAGGAAGTAATATTGCGGCAGCCATGAAACTAGCGAAAAAACATCCCGAGATGGAAACTATAGTCACAATGATTAATGATACAGGTCAGCGCTATTTCTCAACCGAGCTGTGTGGCGAGGTAAAAGAAGTTGAAATTCCTGAACGTGAACATCCTATGGATGATTATACCATAACTGAGTTAGATAAATACCAGCATACATGGGAATTGATTGGATAA
- the xdh gene encoding selenium-dependent xanthine dehydrogenase codes for MQQISFNLNEDPVSVEADLNVSLLEILRNQFNITSPKNGCSPLGQCGCCVVLIDGKAMVACVVPISKVAGKSVITLEGFSEEKREVWSHAFMAKAGLQCGFCIPGIVVRGESLLSQNPNPSREEIAKSLNQHICRCTGFVKIIDAIETAGKMFLGEARPELDYSGKVGSSLPRVSAVELTLGDRLYIDDMNVEGMLYGALLFSPSPRGLLKKIHTTRAENLPGVHAVITAKDIPGERYQGLITKDWPQFVAEGEETRCVGDILAAVAAESEAIARAAVAEIQLEYKELQPITNPHDALKKDAYQIHPDGNLLSKSVLKRGDAEKAFANSAHVVSHTFQTQMIEHAFLEPESCLAIPENGAVNFYSQGQGIFDDRAQVASILGLTEDQVQVTLVPNGGAFGGKEDLSIQGQTAVLAMVTNRPVKTTLSRMESIRFHPKRHPIEMEYKVGCDEDGHITAVFARMIGDKGAYASVGAKVLERAAGHGCGPYKVPNVDIESLAVYTNNPPCGAMRGFGANQAAFGIESMLDILAEKLGIDGWEIRWRNVLDVGDMFSTGQVLKKSVGMKKTLLAVKDQYRNAKYAGIACGIKNVGIGNGMPESGQAHIVIEEDESITIYSGFTEMGQGLLTIMVQVLCEVTGIDPRKVRVKIDTSKPVPCGMTTASRGSLLAGNAVKMAAEKLRKDMETANLKELVGREYIGEVVDDKTTKIDDMSQEQRTHITYGFATQVVILDDDGKLQKVIAAHDVGKALNPQLLEGQIEGSIHMGLGYALTEELRLENGAPQKYDLRSLHILRAKDMPEVEVIVIEEHEPEGPFGAKGVGEIGLVPTAPAVAAALHKFDGIRRFSLPMKDSPAARAIIGNRKIA; via the coding sequence ATTCAACAAATATCATTTAACTTGAACGAAGACCCAGTTTCCGTTGAAGCTGATCTTAATGTCTCTTTGCTTGAAATCCTCCGGAACCAGTTTAATATTACCTCTCCCAAAAATGGTTGCAGCCCTTTGGGCCAATGTGGCTGTTGCGTGGTTCTCATTGATGGAAAAGCAATGGTCGCCTGTGTTGTGCCCATCAGTAAGGTTGCTGGAAAATCTGTCATTACACTTGAGGGATTTTCAGAAGAAAAACGAGAAGTTTGGAGTCATGCGTTTATGGCGAAGGCGGGTTTGCAGTGTGGTTTTTGCATTCCGGGGATCGTTGTAAGAGGGGAGTCCTTGTTATCTCAGAATCCTAATCCATCGCGAGAAGAAATAGCTAAGTCATTGAACCAGCATATCTGCCGATGTACTGGATTCGTCAAGATTATCGATGCCATCGAGACTGCAGGCAAAATGTTCCTGGGCGAAGCTCGTCCCGAACTCGATTATTCCGGCAAAGTTGGTTCCTCATTACCTCGCGTTTCAGCCGTCGAGTTAACGTTAGGAGATCGACTTTATATCGATGATATGAACGTTGAAGGTATGCTGTATGGAGCGCTATTATTTTCTCCCAGCCCCCGTGGTCTCTTGAAAAAGATCCATACAACCCGAGCTGAAAATCTACCAGGTGTTCATGCGGTGATCACTGCTAAAGACATACCAGGGGAGCGATACCAGGGTTTGATTACCAAAGATTGGCCGCAATTTGTTGCCGAAGGAGAAGAAACCCGTTGCGTGGGAGATATATTAGCAGCGGTTGCTGCAGAATCGGAAGCGATTGCTCGTGCTGCAGTTGCAGAGATCCAACTTGAATACAAAGAATTGCAACCCATCACAAATCCACATGACGCACTTAAGAAAGATGCATATCAAATCCATCCCGATGGGAATTTATTATCTAAATCTGTATTAAAGCGAGGCGATGCGGAAAAGGCTTTTGCAAATTCTGCACATGTGGTCAGCCATACTTTCCAAACCCAGATGATCGAGCATGCATTTCTTGAGCCGGAAAGTTGCCTGGCGATCCCTGAAAATGGCGCAGTGAATTTCTATAGCCAGGGCCAGGGAATTTTCGACGATCGTGCTCAAGTTGCTTCTATTCTTGGGCTAACAGAAGATCAGGTACAGGTTACACTTGTTCCCAATGGTGGCGCTTTTGGCGGTAAGGAAGATTTATCCATCCAAGGGCAAACAGCCGTACTGGCAATGGTTACAAATCGTCCTGTTAAAACAACCTTATCCAGAATGGAAAGTATTCGATTCCATCCCAAACGGCATCCTATAGAAATGGAATATAAAGTCGGCTGTGATGAAGATGGCCATATTACGGCTGTTTTCGCAAGAATGATCGGCGATAAAGGCGCTTATGCATCGGTTGGTGCCAAGGTGTTAGAGCGTGCGGCCGGCCATGGCTGCGGCCCTTATAAAGTTCCCAATGTTGATATTGAGTCACTTGCGGTCTATACAAATAATCCACCATGCGGCGCCATGCGAGGATTCGGCGCCAATCAAGCTGCATTTGGTATTGAAAGCATGTTGGATATTTTGGCGGAAAAGCTTGGTATCGATGGTTGGGAAATACGCTGGCGCAATGTTCTGGATGTAGGAGATATGTTTAGCACTGGGCAAGTATTAAAAAAATCAGTGGGAATGAAGAAAACGTTATTGGCTGTAAAGGATCAGTATCGTAATGCAAAATACGCTGGGATTGCATGCGGCATCAAAAATGTTGGTATTGGAAATGGCATGCCTGAAAGTGGTCAGGCACATATTGTCATTGAAGAGGATGAATCTATCACCATTTACTCTGGCTTTACTGAAATGGGTCAAGGTTTGTTGACGATTATGGTGCAAGTACTGTGTGAAGTAACCGGCATCGATCCACGTAAAGTAAGAGTGAAAATTGATACTTCAAAACCTGTTCCCTGCGGAATGACCACCGCTTCTCGAGGGAGCTTGTTGGCGGGTAATGCGGTTAAAATGGCTGCTGAAAAATTACGAAAAGATATGGAAACTGCTAATCTAAAGGAACTGGTTGGCAGGGAATATATCGGCGAAGTAGTCGATGATAAAACCACTAAAATAGATGACATGTCGCAAGAACAACGAACGCATATTACCTATGGATTTGCCACCCAGGTTGTAATATTGGATGATGATGGTAAACTTCAGAAAGTCATTGCCGCTCATGATGTAGGAAAAGCCTTAAATCCGCAACTACTTGAAGGCCAAATTGAAGGTTCTATCCATATGGGCCTGGGATATGCCTTAACCGAGGAACTTCGATTAGAAAATGGTGCTCCGCAAAAGTATGATTTACGTTCGCTACATATTTTGCGGGCGAAGGATATGCCAGAGGTCGAAGTGATCGTTATCGAAGAACACGAGCCGGAAGGACCTTTTGGCGCGAAAGGAGTAGGGGAGATCGGCCTGGTGCCAACCGCACCTGCCGTTGCAGCAGCACTTCATAAATTTGACGGCATTCGCCGGTTTTCATTGCCAATGAAGGATTCGCCTGCTGCAAGAGCGATCATTGGCAATCGAAAAATCGCGTAA
- a CDS encoding nucleotidyl transferase AbiEii/AbiGii toxin family protein produces the protein MRDLIKQEQFELEVLENLTNRKLLNGFVFTGGTMLRLCFGLNRYSVDLDFWTIKDIDFDRRFAEMNIFLQKIYQVKDADLKKCTLLFEVRSSHYPRNLKIEIRRELKNRDTEEAIAYSAHSNRQILLRVASLPEMMRAKVAALIDRNEIRDAFDIEFLLKKGIPIPNDKKLLEGMLLEIHKFIKTDTTSKLGLILEGEQRKFYVSENFKILKLAIKEKLIEFGANPT, from the coding sequence ATGCGGGATTTAATTAAGCAGGAACAATTTGAGCTTGAGGTTTTGGAAAATTTAACGAACCGGAAACTTTTGAATGGTTTCGTATTTACCGGCGGAACCATGCTTCGTCTTTGTTTTGGGCTTAACCGATATTCGGTAGATTTGGATTTTTGGACAATTAAGGATATAGATTTTGATCGCCGATTCGCTGAGATGAACATTTTCTTACAGAAAATATACCAGGTAAAGGATGCCGATTTAAAGAAATGTACACTGCTTTTTGAAGTTCGATCTTCCCATTATCCCAGGAATCTCAAGATCGAAATCAGGAGAGAATTAAAAAATAGAGATACTGAGGAAGCGATTGCATATAGCGCTCATTCGAATCGGCAAATCCTGCTAAGGGTAGCTTCACTGCCTGAAATGATGCGGGCTAAAGTTGCCGCTTTGATAGATCGCAACGAAATTCGCGATGCTTTTGATATCGAATTTTTGCTGAAAAAAGGCATTCCTATACCCAATGATAAAAAGTTACTAGAAGGGATGCTTTTGGAAATTCATAAATTTATAAAAACGGATACCACTTCAAAACTTGGGTTAATACTAGAGGGTGAACAACGAAAGTTTTATGTAAGTGAGAATTTTAAAATATTGAAGTTAGCTATTAAAGAGAAACTTATAGAGTTTGGGGCGAATCCAACCTAG
- a CDS encoding YgeY family selenium metabolism-linked hydrolase — translation MNYDFLKLAKELEQDCLNFLLELIAIKSMCSEEKNVIQRINQEMEKLEYDDITIDPMGNILGRVGNGPIKIALDAHVDTVDVGNLSLWETDPFKGVIKNRIVYGRGAGDMKGALASIVYAGGLIKKLGLTDGISLYITGTVMEEDCDGLCWQYIAKEDKLRPDCVVIAEPTNLNIHRGQRGRMDIQVVTKGISSHGAMPERGVNAIYKMAPIIADVEQLNHRLKQDEFLGKGTITISQIRSTSPSLNAVADGATIHIDRRLTAGETLESALNEIKSLPSVQQAEAEVIVPVYDTPSYTGLKYPTKKYFPTWVIEEDHYAIQSGVKAYQQVFGDHPIVDKWNFSTNGVATMGMLEIPTIGFGPGNEIYAHSPQDQVPVDHLHKAIAFYTAFPQHFKNEKEELE, via the coding sequence ATGAATTATGATTTTCTGAAATTAGCAAAAGAACTTGAACAAGATTGTCTGAACTTTCTCCTAGAGCTAATAGCCATAAAATCCATGTGTAGTGAAGAAAAAAATGTGATTCAGCGTATCAATCAAGAAATGGAAAAGTTAGAGTACGATGATATAACAATCGATCCTATGGGCAATATTTTGGGACGGGTTGGCAATGGTCCAATAAAGATTGCTCTGGATGCTCACGTAGACACGGTGGATGTGGGCAATCTATCGCTGTGGGAAACCGATCCTTTCAAGGGTGTGATTAAAAACAGGATTGTTTATGGCCGTGGTGCTGGTGATATGAAAGGTGCACTAGCATCGATTGTTTATGCTGGAGGATTGATCAAAAAATTGGGACTAACTGATGGCATTTCTTTATATATAACTGGAACCGTGATGGAAGAAGATTGCGATGGTTTGTGCTGGCAGTATATCGCTAAAGAAGATAAATTACGCCCGGATTGTGTGGTGATTGCCGAACCAACCAATTTAAATATACATCGCGGTCAGCGTGGCCGCATGGACATTCAGGTGGTCACAAAAGGAATTTCGTCTCATGGCGCCATGCCGGAAAGGGGAGTGAATGCCATCTACAAGATGGCGCCTATTATTGCCGATGTCGAACAATTAAACCATCGATTAAAACAGGATGAATTTCTTGGCAAAGGCACTATAACAATCTCTCAGATTCGATCTACGTCTCCTTCATTAAACGCGGTAGCAGATGGCGCTACTATCCACATTGACAGGAGACTTACAGCAGGAGAAACCCTCGAATCTGCACTAAACGAAATAAAGTCCTTACCGAGTGTTCAACAAGCTGAGGCCGAAGTCATAGTCCCGGTTTACGATACGCCCAGTTATACCGGTTTAAAATATCCGACAAAAAAATATTTTCCAACCTGGGTCATCGAGGAAGATCATTATGCAATTCAATCCGGGGTGAAAGCGTACCAGCAGGTTTTTGGTGATCATCCAATTGTCGATAAATGGAATTTTAGTACAAATGGTGTGGCAACAATGGGAATGCTTGAAATTCCAACGATCGGCTTTGGGCCGGGAAATGAAATTTACGCCCATTCACCACAAGACCAGGTTCCAGTGGATCATTTACACAAAGCAATCGCATTTTATACTGCTTTCCCACAACACTTTAAAAATGAAAAGGAAGAGTTAGAATGA
- a CDS encoding ornithine carbamoyltransferase: MTEELRGKDFISTQDWTKEEIEIALETAIELKEKFRKGEPHKLLSDKTLFMLFFDKSTRTRNSFEAGLTQLGGHAHFIDSETSQIAHGESPKDTGIIMSSYGHGIAIRHDLVPGEGNVFMREVAQWAEKPVLNMQCDIDHPFQTLADLMTIRERFGNNLRGRKIAISWAYAPSYAKPMSVPQGLIMLMTRFGLDVTLAHPPEFKLMDSTLKQAQENAEKSGVKFEIVDNMDAAFENADIVYPKSWGIESLFHKPEKALEISKKYRNWICDDRRISIARDDAIYMHCLPADRGNEVTDEVIDGSHSVIYQEAENRLHTCKAIMALTM, encoded by the coding sequence ATGACAGAAGAATTACGGGGCAAAGATTTTATCTCAACACAGGATTGGACTAAAGAAGAAATAGAAATTGCTCTTGAAACAGCAATTGAATTGAAGGAAAAATTCCGAAAGGGCGAACCGCATAAATTATTATCGGACAAGACGCTCTTTATGCTCTTTTTTGACAAATCTACCCGAACCAGAAATTCGTTCGAAGCAGGTTTAACCCAGCTTGGGGGTCACGCTCACTTTATTGATTCAGAAACATCACAAATTGCCCATGGGGAAAGTCCAAAAGATACTGGCATTATTATGTCAAGTTATGGACACGGTATTGCAATTCGTCATGATTTGGTGCCTGGTGAAGGTAATGTATTTATGCGTGAAGTCGCCCAATGGGCAGAAAAACCCGTACTAAATATGCAGTGTGATATTGACCATCCTTTTCAAACACTGGCTGATTTAATGACGATCAGGGAGAGATTTGGCAATAATCTACGAGGCAGAAAAATTGCAATATCCTGGGCTTATGCACCCAGTTATGCCAAGCCCATGTCAGTTCCACAAGGCTTGATAATGCTCATGACACGCTTTGGACTTGATGTAACTTTAGCACATCCACCTGAATTTAAACTAATGGATTCGACTTTAAAACAGGCACAGGAAAATGCTGAAAAGTCCGGGGTTAAATTTGAAATCGTCGACAATATGGATGCAGCATTCGAAAACGCTGATATTGTATACCCGAAAAGCTGGGGAATTGAATCTCTCTTCCATAAACCTGAAAAGGCGTTAGAAATATCTAAAAAATACCGCAATTGGATTTGTGATGATAGAAGAATATCGATAGCAAGGGATGATGCTATTTACATGCATTGTTTGCCAGCAGATCGAGGCAATGAAGTAACTGATGAGGTAATCGATGGGTCGCATTCTGTTATATACCAGGAAGCCGAAAACCGATTACATACATGCAAGGCAATTATGGCTTTGACCATGTGA
- a CDS encoding TonB-dependent receptor has translation MNKQYKILLIFLLIVLCPVALFAADATIKGKVTDATTGDPLPGANVVIKGTSKGTITNQDGIFTITGLKPGNYTVRVSFIGYGLTEKMVAVMEGATVTADFAMTEAILSGKTIQITSNRARERETPVAFTDVSKAHIAEYLGSRDIPLVLNTTPSVYATATGGGAGDARINVRGFNQRNVAILINGVPTNDMENGWLYWSNWDGIADVTSSIQVQRGLSANNLAVPSIGGTLNILTDPTALERGVTIKQEIGNTFNMHDDRFTKTTLVFNSGLMDNKYAISAAVVRKTGDGINDKTWTDAWAYYLAASYQVNTNNRLELYAIGAPQRHGQNLYAQNIGAYSHSYARGLDDYDPAALDKFPEAGRKYNETWGPVSSSYTGKQAWNGSTTHDRFNPNFLNERENFFHKPQINLNWFSRLTDNLGLYSITYYSGGKGGGTGTLNNRTASGSSAFIWDFSGPSRFADWDANIAMNRGTLDRKGGDKIAGESLAILRNSRNNQWTIGNITKLEYDLSDAVKVTGGIDWRTAEIEHYREVRDLLGGDFFRSTASDFWTTEAQQKRGLGDKVAYNNTNNVNWLGFFGQAEYSFDKISAYGMAGWSTIKYKFTDHFTNVGGNELVLESDNISAYQFKGGISYRLSNVVQIYGNLGHVEKVPIFDNVISDAAGTKAEDPKNEKFDSFEAGVNFRLLEGKLSTKLSAYHTAWKDRSNSLGITNADGSEALIFLTGMDILHQGIEIESSFRANRNIRLDAAISLGDWKHTGDASGEYKDFSDPSGPTSQNFNYYVNDLKVGDAPQTQIVLGATIMTNTGFQTGLTVRNYRDFYANWNPFDRTNIDERGIQSWKVPNATVVDLHASYKLPFSFGGIKPLINLNIFNLFDKMYIQDALDNSSFNGFDGDHDADDAEIFFGLQRYFNLGISLSY, from the coding sequence ATGAACAAACAATATAAAATTTTACTTATTTTTCTTTTGATTGTTTTGTGTCCTGTGGCGTTGTTTGCTGCTGATGCAACCATTAAAGGAAAAGTAACAGACGCTACAACAGGGGATCCCCTGCCAGGAGCCAACGTAGTAATAAAAGGTACTTCAAAAGGTACTATCACAAATCAAGATGGTATTTTTACGATCACCGGTTTAAAGCCTGGAAATTATACGGTTAGAGTTTCTTTTATTGGTTATGGCTTAACTGAAAAAATGGTTGCCGTTATGGAAGGCGCCACGGTTACAGCAGATTTTGCCATGACTGAAGCCATACTTTCCGGTAAGACGATTCAGATTACCTCAAACCGAGCACGTGAACGGGAGACACCAGTTGCTTTTACGGATGTTAGTAAAGCGCATATTGCAGAATATCTGGGTTCCAGAGATATCCCATTGGTGTTAAACACCACCCCAAGCGTCTATGCAACCGCAACAGGTGGCGGCGCCGGTGATGCTCGTATCAATGTCAGAGGTTTTAACCAACGTAATGTGGCCATCCTGATAAACGGCGTGCCGACAAATGATATGGAAAATGGCTGGCTCTATTGGTCTAACTGGGATGGCATTGCGGATGTCACATCCTCTATTCAAGTGCAACGCGGCCTTAGTGCGAATAATCTTGCCGTACCCTCGATAGGCGGCACCTTGAATATCCTAACTGACCCGACTGCTTTAGAACGAGGAGTTACCATCAAGCAAGAAATTGGCAATACATTTAATATGCATGATGATCGATTTACTAAAACTACTCTAGTATTTAACAGTGGATTAATGGACAATAAATATGCTATTTCCGCTGCCGTGGTTCGCAAAACCGGTGATGGCATTAATGACAAAACCTGGACCGATGCCTGGGCTTACTATTTAGCGGCGTCTTACCAGGTTAATACAAATAACAGGTTGGAATTGTATGCCATTGGAGCGCCCCAACGTCATGGCCAAAATCTATATGCTCAAAATATTGGCGCTTATAGCCATAGTTATGCCAGAGGCTTAGACGATTACGATCCAGCCGCGTTGGATAAGTTTCCTGAAGCCGGCCGTAAATACAATGAAACTTGGGGCCCGGTAAGCTCTTCGTATACCGGGAAACAAGCTTGGAACGGAAGCACCACTCATGATCGTTTCAATCCCAATTTTCTTAACGAAAGAGAAAACTTCTTCCATAAACCACAGATAAATTTAAATTGGTTTTCAAGACTTACTGACAATTTAGGGCTTTACTCCATTACTTATTATTCCGGTGGTAAAGGTGGTGGTACAGGTACTCTAAACAATAGAACTGCCAGTGGTTCAAGCGCATTTATTTGGGACTTTTCCGGCCCTTCTCGATTTGCCGACTGGGATGCAAATATAGCTATGAACCGGGGTACTTTAGATCGAAAAGGCGGCGATAAAATAGCTGGTGAATCCTTGGCCATCTTACGAAATAGCCGTAATAACCAATGGACAATTGGCAACATCACTAAATTGGAATATGATCTTTCGGACGCTGTCAAAGTTACTGGTGGTATCGACTGGAGAACTGCCGAGATCGAGCATTATCGTGAAGTTCGTGATCTGCTTGGCGGAGATTTTTTCCGTTCCACAGCTTCAGATTTTTGGACGACAGAAGCACAGCAGAAAAGAGGCCTCGGTGATAAGGTGGCCTATAACAATACCAATAATGTTAACTGGTTGGGCTTCTTTGGTCAGGCCGAATACAGCTTTGACAAAATTAGTGCATACGGTATGGCTGGATGGTCTACGATTAAATATAAATTTACCGACCATTTCACAAATGTTGGCGGAAACGAATTAGTCTTAGAATCTGACAATATTAGCGCATACCAATTTAAGGGTGGAATAAGTTATCGTTTATCTAATGTTGTTCAAATTTATGGTAACCTTGGCCATGTTGAAAAAGTGCCTATCTTCGATAATGTGATCAGTGATGCGGCTGGGACTAAAGCCGAAGATCCAAAGAATGAGAAATTCGATTCCTTTGAAGCAGGTGTGAATTTCCGATTATTAGAAGGAAAACTAAGCACAAAACTCAGCGCTTATCATACCGCATGGAAAGACAGGTCCAATTCTCTAGGTATTACAAATGCTGATGGCTCTGAAGCTCTTATTTTCTTAACCGGTATGGATATTCTACACCAGGGAATTGAAATCGAATCAAGTTTTCGAGCAAATCGAAATATCCGATTGGACGCTGCAATTTCATTAGGCGATTGGAAGCATACAGGTGACGCTTCCGGTGAATATAAAGATTTTAGCGATCCATCCGGACCAACCAGCCAGAATTTTAACTACTACGTTAACGATCTAAAGGTTGGTGATGCACCCCAAACACAAATTGTGCTCGGCGCTACAATTATGACAAATACCGGATTTCAGACTGGTTTGACTGTAAGAAATTACAGAGATTTCTATGCCAATTGGAATCCTTTCGATCGAACAAATATTGATGAACGTGGAATTCAAAGCTGGAAGGTTCCTAATGCCACAGTTGTCGATCTCCATGCTTCATACAAATTACCGTTCAGCTTCGGTGGAATTAAACCGCTGATTAACTTGAACATTTTCAACTTATTCGACAAAATGTACATCCAGGATGCTTTAGACAATAGTTCTTTCAATGGCTTCGATGGAGATCATGATGCGGATGATGCTGAAATTTTCTTCGGATTGCAAAGGTATTTCAATTTAGGAATTAGTTTATCTTACTAG
- the hydA gene encoding dihydropyrimidinase, with amino-acid sequence MKTLIKNGNIVTPQKSYYSEILIEDEKIKEIIDCYTGDYDRVIDAQGKYILPGIIDAHTHMGIPIMGTWSSDDFESGSIAAAFGGVTTIIDFTVQKKGQSLPDSLRERMKLAEGKSYVDYTFHCNVTDFTETTTSEMESVLDMGVCSFKTFMAYKQAGMMLRDDQLLQVYAKAAALDAIAMLHAENGDLIDFVTDRLISAGKETAKNYPNSRPVESEIEAVHRGIFLAEATGVTLYIVHLTSGGALQLIHQAQKKGLTIIAETCPQYLLFNRDIYEGEEGHCFIASPPFREKSDCDYLWQGIQKGWISTVGTDHCPFTREQKYSGLGKFHTTPNGLPGVETLLTLLYSEGVRKKRLTINKLIEVLCENPARTFKLYPQKGCIREGSDADLVIFDPLKETTLSASTLHSNTDWSPYEGWEVTGAPSHVFLRGQEIVRDEEITTTNLTGKYLSC; translated from the coding sequence ATGAAAACCCTGATCAAAAACGGAAACATTGTCACTCCACAAAAGAGTTATTACTCAGAAATATTGATTGAGGATGAAAAAATTAAAGAGATCATTGATTGTTATACTGGAGATTACGATCGCGTTATTGATGCCCAAGGAAAATATATTCTTCCTGGCATAATTGATGCTCACACCCACATGGGTATTCCAATTATGGGCACCTGGTCTTCGGATGATTTTGAATCGGGTTCCATAGCTGCAGCATTTGGAGGCGTGACTACAATCATAGATTTTACGGTTCAGAAAAAAGGCCAATCATTACCTGATTCGCTTCGAGAGAGGATGAAATTAGCCGAAGGCAAATCTTATGTCGATTACACATTCCATTGTAATGTAACGGATTTTACAGAGACAACTACCAGTGAAATGGAATCCGTTTTAGATATGGGGGTTTGCAGCTTTAAGACATTTATGGCTTACAAACAGGCAGGGATGATGTTGCGAGATGATCAACTCTTGCAAGTTTATGCAAAAGCAGCAGCATTGGATGCGATTGCAATGCTCCACGCTGAGAACGGTGATCTTATTGATTTTGTGACCGATCGGTTAATCAGTGCGGGCAAAGAAACAGCTAAAAATTACCCCAATAGCAGGCCAGTTGAAAGCGAGATCGAAGCTGTGCATCGAGGGATTTTTTTAGCGGAAGCTACAGGAGTTACGTTATACATTGTGCACTTAACTTCGGGCGGAGCATTGCAGCTTATTCATCAAGCTCAGAAAAAAGGACTTACCATAATTGCAGAAACCTGTCCACAGTACTTGCTTTTTAATCGTGATATTTATGAAGGAGAAGAAGGCCATTGTTTTATTGCCAGTCCTCCTTTCCGTGAAAAAAGTGATTGTGATTATCTCTGGCAAGGCATACAAAAAGGATGGATCAGTACAGTCGGAACAGACCATTGCCCTTTTACTCGGGAACAAAAATATAGTGGGTTGGGAAAATTTCATACGACTCCTAATGGTCTGCCAGGCGTGGAGACATTATTAACTTTATTATATAGTGAAGGTGTACGAAAAAAACGGTTGACGATCAATAAACTAATAGAAGTATTGTGTGAGAATCCTGCTCGAACATTTAAATTATATCCGCAGAAGGGTTGTATTCGCGAAGGATCGGATGCAGATCTGGTTATTTTTGATCCACTGAAGGAAACAACTTTGAGTGCTTCCACATTGCACAGTAATACAGATTGGTCGCCTTATGAAGGATGGGAGGTTACAGGCGCTCCTAGTCATGTTTTTTTAAGAGGGCAGGAGATTGTGAGAGATGAAGAAATAACAACAACAAATTTAACGGGGAAATATTTATCATGCTAG